The following coding sequences lie in one Cannabis sativa cultivar Pink pepper isolate KNU-18-1 chromosome 5, ASM2916894v1, whole genome shotgun sequence genomic window:
- the LOC115717353 gene encoding acidic endochitinase — protein MANQNQSFSFLLIFLIAISTFKTSNAAGIAIYWGQNGGEGTLADTCASGNYQFVNIAFLNTFGNGQTPTLNLAGHCDPANNGCTGLSSDINACQGQGIKVLISLGGASGSYSLSSADDANQVGDYLWNNFLGGQSDSRPLGDAILDGVDFDIESGSGEYWDVLASSLNGHSQERTVYLGAAPQCPYPDAHLDGAIKTGLFDYVWVQFYNNAGCQYDGTTNNLLNAWNQWISSEAKQVFLGIPASEDAAPSGGFIPADVLISQVLPTIKTSEKYGGVMLWNKQFDNGYSSSIKGSV, from the exons ATGGCAAACCAAAACCAATCCTTTTCATTCCTACTAATTTTCCTTATAGCCATTTCCACATTCAAAACATCAAACGCAGCTGGAATAGCCATTTACTGGGGCCAAAATGGAGGGGAAGGAACCTTAGCCGATACATGTGCCTCAGGAAACTATCAATTTGTAAACATAGCTTTTCTCAACACTTTTGGCAATGGCCAAACTCCTACGCTCAACCTAGCCGGTCATTGTGACCCTGCCAACAACGGTTGCACCGGCCTAAGCTCCGATATCAATGcttgccaaggccaaggaatcAAAGTCCTCATTTCCTTAGGCGGTGCCTCAG GTAGTTACTCACTTTCATCGGCTGATGATGCCAACCAAGTGGGGGATTATCTTTGGAACAACTTCCTTGGTGGTCAATCGGATTCTAGGCCGTTAGGGGATGCGATTTTGGACGGTGTAGACTTTGATATCGAATCGGGTTCAGGCGAATACTGGGACGTGTTGGCCAGTTCCCTGAATGGGCATAGCCAAGAGAGAACAGTTTACTTGGGTGCAGCCCCACAGTGTCCTTACCCTGATGCACATCTAGATGGGGCTATTAAAACTGGTCTGTTTGACTACGTTTGGGTTCAGTTTTATAACAACGCTGGGTGCCAATATGATGGGACTACCAATAATCTTTTAAACGCTTGGAACCAGTGGATTTCCAGTGAAGCTAAGCAAGTGTTTTTGGGGATTCCGGCATCTGAAGATGCAGCTCCTAGTGGTGGGTTTATTCCGGCTGATGTTTTGATTTCTCAAGTTCTTCCCACCATTAAGACGTCTGAAAAATATGGAGGAGTTATGCTGTGGAATAAACAATTTGATAATGGTTATAGTTCATCAATAAAGGGTAGTGTCTAA